The Echinicola rosea genome has a segment encoding these proteins:
- a CDS encoding alpha/beta hydrolase, producing MKRIILTLLALISISSILAQTEGRKPISLQEQGVFAVGGVIIKAEGEYNPNNPQKEGQTLHVDHATVQYQIPSNAKKLPLVFWHGFGQTARTWQTTADGREGFQTIFLRKGFSVYLIDQPRRGQGGRGPEESSIPATPNEQYWLGMFRIAKGDEFMPNVQFDKSPETLNQFYRQISPDLGAIDFEVNTNAVSALFDKIGDGILITHSHSGGQGWATAIKNSNIKAIVSYEPGSGFVYPEGEVPDPMESSAGTLEAVPVSKLDFLKLTKIPIIIYYGDFIPETQESFYGTDNWRPRLAMAKLFVKAINKYGGDAKVVHLPKIGIEGNTHFPMSDLNNAEIANLMNGWLNDKGLN from the coding sequence ATGAAACGGATTATTTTGACGCTGCTAGCACTTATATCTATAAGCAGCATATTGGCACAAACTGAAGGAAGAAAACCAATAAGCCTACAGGAACAAGGTGTATTTGCAGTCGGTGGAGTAATCATCAAAGCCGAGGGAGAGTATAACCCAAACAATCCACAAAAAGAAGGTCAAACACTGCATGTCGACCATGCGACAGTGCAGTATCAGATACCGAGCAATGCCAAGAAATTGCCTTTGGTATTTTGGCATGGGTTCGGCCAAACAGCAAGAACCTGGCAGACAACGGCCGATGGCCGTGAAGGTTTTCAGACAATTTTTCTAAGAAAGGGCTTCTCTGTATATCTAATCGACCAACCACGTAGGGGGCAAGGCGGAAGAGGGCCAGAAGAATCCTCCATTCCCGCAACACCCAATGAACAGTATTGGTTGGGAATGTTCAGGATTGCCAAAGGGGATGAATTTATGCCCAATGTACAATTTGATAAAAGTCCGGAAACGCTCAATCAATTTTACAGACAAATCAGTCCGGATCTGGGGGCTATAGATTTTGAAGTAAATACAAACGCAGTATCAGCCCTGTTTGACAAAATCGGTGATGGTATCCTAATAACCCATTCCCATAGTGGGGGGCAAGGTTGGGCCACCGCCATTAAAAACAGTAATATCAAGGCCATTGTTTCTTATGAACCTGGAAGTGGCTTTGTTTATCCCGAAGGCGAAGTGCCCGACCCAATGGAGAGTTCGGCAGGAACATTGGAGGCAGTGCCAGTTTCCAAACTGGATTTTCTGAAACTGACCAAAATTCCGATCATCATTTATTATGGTGATTTTATCCCTGAAACGCAGGAAAGCTTTTATGGTACGGATAATTGGCGTCCTCGTTTGGCAATGGCAAAATTGTTTGTGAAAGCTATCAACAAATATGGGGGTGACGCCAAAGTGGTACACTTACCGAAAATTGGAATCGAAGGGAATACCCATTTCCCAATGTCAGATCTCAACAATGCAGAAATTGCCAACCTAATGAATGGGTGGCTTAATGATAAAGGACTTAACTAA
- a CDS encoding carboxymuconolactone decarboxylase family protein, which produces MEELIKSPLPETKAAYQQFSPEIDRFLKEHLFADIFERDVLTYQQRELTTISALMAMGDVEPMLRGHLGICLNQGFTKGQLDLLVESLRLYLDEKKMKSAKIIISELP; this is translated from the coding sequence TTGGAGGAGCTCATCAAAAGCCCTTTACCTGAGACCAAAGCTGCTTACCAACAGTTTTCCCCCGAAATTGATAGGTTCCTAAAGGAGCATCTCTTTGCGGATATTTTTGAGCGGGATGTGCTGACCTATCAGCAAAGAGAATTGACCACCATATCGGCTTTGATGGCCATGGGCGATGTAGAACCCATGCTGAGAGGGCATTTGGGAATATGCTTGAACCAAGGGTTTACCAAAGGTCAGTTAGATCTTTTAGTTGAGAGTCTAAGGCTTTATTTAGACGAAAAGAAAATGAAATCTGCTAAAATAATAATTTCAGAACTACCCTAA
- a CDS encoding carboxymuconolactone decarboxylase family protein, whose protein sequence is MFKIIAVLLLFNVCYRSQAQQLDKEQKSMASIAAFTAISDWEGLKPELSKGLDNGLTVNQIKEQLVHLYAYVGFPKSIMGLQTFFFRF, encoded by the coding sequence ATGTTTAAGATAATAGCTGTGCTATTGCTATTCAATGTTTGTTACCGCTCTCAAGCACAGCAACTCGATAAGGAACAGAAAAGCATGGCCTCAATAGCGGCCTTTACGGCAATAAGCGATTGGGAAGGGCTGAAACCTGAATTATCGAAAGGTCTTGACAATGGATTGACGGTGAACCAAATAAAGGAGCAATTGGTGCACCTGTACGCTTATGTGGGGTTTCCTAAAAGCATCATGGGACTGCAAACATTTTTCTTTCGGTTTTAG
- a CDS encoding aldo/keto reductase: MEKRTLGNQGLKVSALGLGCMGLSFGYGPPTEKNAAIKLIRSAFEQGITFFDTAECYGPFTNEELVGEAIAPFRKEVVIATKFGFKDGDSKKGLDSSPKRIREVAESSLRRLNTDHIDLFYQHRVDPSVPMEDVAGTMSDLIKEGKIGHWGLSEAGATTIRKAHAIQPLAALQSEYSLFYREPEKEIIPLLEEFGIGFVPFSPLGKGFLTGAISESTQFDPNDFRNTVPRFSKENRKANQALVDLVKKIAVQKQATPGQIALGWLLAQKPFILPIPGTTKQHRLTENVGSTKINLSDDDLFQVSTALKNIQLVGERYSAAAQKMIDR, encoded by the coding sequence ATGGAAAAAAGGACATTGGGAAATCAGGGATTGAAAGTTTCCGCGCTTGGACTGGGCTGCATGGGCCTGAGTTTTGGCTATGGGCCTCCCACAGAAAAGAACGCAGCGATCAAACTGATTCGTTCTGCGTTTGAGCAGGGCATAACCTTTTTTGATACTGCGGAATGCTATGGCCCATTTACTAACGAGGAGTTGGTGGGAGAGGCGATTGCCCCTTTCCGAAAGGAAGTAGTGATTGCTACCAAATTTGGCTTTAAGGACGGTGATTCCAAAAAAGGCCTTGATAGCAGTCCCAAGAGGATAAGGGAAGTCGCCGAATCATCCCTAAGACGATTGAACACAGATCATATAGATCTTTTTTACCAGCATAGAGTGGATCCATCCGTTCCAATGGAGGATGTGGCGGGTACCATGAGTGATCTAATTAAGGAAGGGAAAATAGGACACTGGGGCTTGTCTGAAGCAGGTGCAACTACCATCCGGAAAGCGCATGCCATTCAGCCGCTTGCAGCATTGCAAAGTGAATATTCGCTCTTTTATAGGGAGCCGGAAAAGGAGATTATTCCCTTATTGGAAGAATTTGGGATAGGTTTTGTTCCATTCAGCCCTCTGGGCAAAGGTTTTTTGACGGGTGCTATTTCAGAAAGCACCCAATTCGATCCCAATGATTTCAGGAATACGGTACCTCGCTTTTCAAAGGAAAACCGAAAGGCAAACCAGGCATTGGTAGATTTGGTCAAGAAAATAGCGGTACAAAAGCAGGCCACTCCCGGCCAAATTGCCTTGGGATGGTTATTGGCCCAAAAACCGTTCATTCTCCCAATTCCTGGAACTACCAAGCAACATCGTCTGACAGAAAATGTGGGCAGTACAAAAATCAACCTGTCCGATGATGATTTATTCCAGGTATCCACTGCTTTAAAAAATATCCAACTTGTGGGCGAAAGGTATTCCGCTGCAGCCCAAAAAATGATAGACAGATGA
- a CDS encoding aldo/keto reductase — MKKIKLNNGLEMPLLGFGVFQIPDLKECERAVMDAINIGYRLIDTASAYMDEAAVGNAIIKSGVARKELFITSKLWVQDMGYESTKAAFRRTLERLQLDYLDLYLIHQPYGDVFGSWKAMQELYQAGKIKAIGVANFQPDRVVDLTINSGFAPAINQIETHPFHQQQESHDFLIDHNVQMQSWGPFAEGKNGIFQNEVLSEIGRKYNKSIAQVILRWLIQRNVIAIPKSVHKERIEENFRIFDFEISKEDMHSIAALDTGSTLFFDHRNPEMVKWLSETKLDI, encoded by the coding sequence ATGAAAAAGATCAAATTGAACAATGGATTGGAAATGCCCCTCTTGGGATTTGGGGTTTTTCAGATACCTGATTTAAAGGAATGTGAACGGGCAGTAATGGATGCCATAAATATAGGTTACCGCCTCATAGACACTGCATCTGCATATATGGACGAAGCGGCGGTGGGAAATGCGATAATAAAGAGTGGGGTAGCCAGAAAGGAACTGTTTATTACCTCAAAACTTTGGGTGCAGGATATGGGCTACGAAAGCACTAAAGCTGCCTTTAGAAGGACACTTGAAAGGTTACAGCTCGATTACCTCGACCTTTACCTTATCCACCAACCCTATGGGGACGTCTTTGGCTCCTGGAAGGCCATGCAGGAACTATATCAGGCAGGGAAGATCAAGGCCATAGGAGTGGCAAATTTTCAACCTGACAGGGTTGTGGACCTTACCATAAACAGTGGGTTTGCCCCGGCCATTAACCAGATCGAAACACACCCTTTTCATCAACAGCAGGAAAGCCATGATTTTCTGATCGATCACAATGTACAGATGCAGTCTTGGGGCCCATTTGCCGAAGGGAAGAACGGTATCTTCCAAAATGAAGTGTTGTCCGAAATAGGAAGGAAATACAACAAATCCATAGCCCAGGTGATTCTGCGCTGGCTGATCCAAAGAAATGTAATTGCCATTCCAAAATCGGTCCATAAGGAAAGGATAGAGGAGAATTTTAGGATTTTCGATTTCGAAATTTCAAAAGAAGACATGCATTCCATAGCAGCCTTGGATACAGGATCTACCTTGTTTTTTGACCATAGAAACCCAGAAATGGTCAAATGGCTGAGTGAAACAAAATTGGATATATAA
- a CDS encoding DUF418 domain-containing protein produces the protein MEAAKTLSNPLKRINVLDALRGFALLGVVLIHMLQHFGIYSRAGEQAFPWFPPLDETVQWIGQHIIMGRFINIFAFLFGLSFFIQMDSASRKGVDFRGRFAWRMVILFVMGVLAHSFYPLEIISVYAVFGLIMIPLYKTKNWVLLLLSGLLLVGVPRTIQATINNHALGNPPVEQVDRSSQEVAEGTPEHIVNPSFFNTAKHNYNQRYMGKLNYQFGMVGRGYVTLALFLMGLVVGRLRFFESLQVHKRRNLLLFFGFLLGLLLTLLVQSMFPSVETRMLFNPAGNVVSARILAVKTLEDIELVFFSGALMMAFIVLYQTTVGGSVLKILSPYGRMGLTNYLMQGSVGCFLFSMWAFGPFFGGANPTKLFLVGILIYTVQILLSRYWLRHFLYGPLEWLWRSLTYLRIQAFRKKEHGESKGKQSEGLSVLLDRNQ, from the coding sequence ATGGAAGCTGCAAAAACATTATCAAACCCCCTCAAACGTATCAACGTATTGGACGCTCTAAGAGGCTTCGCCTTATTGGGTGTGGTTCTAATCCACATGCTCCAGCATTTTGGGATTTATTCCAGAGCAGGTGAGCAGGCCTTCCCTTGGTTCCCGCCTTTGGACGAAACGGTCCAGTGGATCGGGCAGCATATAATTATGGGAAGGTTTATCAATATTTTCGCATTCTTGTTTGGGCTTAGTTTCTTTATACAAATGGACAGTGCGAGTCGAAAAGGAGTGGATTTTAGAGGGCGCTTTGCATGGAGGATGGTCATTTTGTTTGTTATGGGTGTATTGGCCCATTCCTTTTATCCCCTCGAAATCATCTCCGTCTATGCCGTCTTTGGGCTGATAATGATTCCGCTTTACAAGACCAAAAACTGGGTGCTGTTGTTACTTTCCGGTCTACTACTGGTTGGTGTCCCTAGAACCATTCAAGCCACAATAAACAACCATGCATTAGGTAATCCTCCTGTAGAACAGGTGGATAGGAGTAGCCAAGAGGTTGCTGAAGGGACCCCTGAACATATAGTCAATCCTTCATTCTTCAATACTGCCAAGCATAATTATAACCAGCGATATATGGGAAAACTCAATTACCAGTTTGGTATGGTGGGGAGGGGATATGTTACCTTGGCACTTTTTCTAATGGGACTGGTAGTAGGCCGTCTCCGGTTCTTTGAATCTTTGCAGGTCCACAAAAGGCGTAACCTTCTGTTGTTTTTTGGCTTTTTGTTGGGTTTGCTCCTGACCTTGCTCGTCCAGAGCATGTTCCCTTCAGTGGAGACGCGTATGCTGTTCAATCCTGCAGGAAATGTCGTTTCTGCCAGGATTTTGGCCGTCAAGACTTTGGAGGATATTGAATTGGTATTTTTCTCCGGGGCGTTGATGATGGCCTTTATTGTCCTTTATCAAACTACAGTGGGAGGGAGTGTGTTGAAAATCCTGTCCCCTTACGGCCGTATGGGGCTTACCAATTACCTGATGCAGGGCTCGGTAGGGTGCTTTCTTTTTTCTATGTGGGCATTTGGGCCGTTCTTCGGTGGGGCAAACCCGACCAAATTGTTTTTGGTGGGGATCTTGATTTACACTGTGCAAATTCTGCTCAGCAGGTATTGGCTCAGGCATTTTTTGTACGGCCCATTGGAATGGTTGTGGCGTTCTTTGACTTACCTTAGAATACAGGCTTTTAGAAAAAAAGAGCACGGAGAGTCAAAAGGAAAGCAGTCAGAAGGACTTTCAGTGCTACTGGATCGGAATCAGTGA
- a CDS encoding helix-turn-helix domain-containing protein, which translates to MEKLRRFETVNDYNVFNNNETLHPLVSIVDLSKADQRRASNMYFGFYTIFLKEVKCGNLRYGRHTYDYQEGTLVFIAPGQVVSVDNTGELYQPQGKALIFHPDLILGSSLAGHMDNYTFFGYQSNEALHLSQRERNLILECFSKISYELEQSIDHHSKKLIISNIELLLNYSVRFYDRQFITRENVHQGTLEKFESLLNGYFKSDKPEKLGLPTVTYCADELNLSSNYFGDLIKKQTGKSAQEYIQSKLIAIAKERIFDIDKGISQVAYELGFKYPQHFTRLFKKAVGQTPNEYRNNRLN; encoded by the coding sequence ATGGAAAAACTAAGAAGATTTGAAACGGTCAATGACTATAATGTTTTCAACAACAATGAAACCCTTCACCCGTTGGTGAGCATTGTGGATTTGTCAAAAGCAGACCAAAGAAGGGCATCCAACATGTACTTTGGATTCTATACGATATTCCTAAAAGAAGTGAAGTGTGGAAATCTGCGATACGGCCGTCATACCTATGATTATCAAGAAGGGACACTGGTATTTATAGCCCCCGGCCAAGTGGTGAGCGTGGACAATACCGGTGAGCTATACCAACCCCAGGGGAAGGCCCTTATTTTCCATCCCGACCTGATTTTGGGATCTTCCTTGGCCGGCCACATGGACAACTACACGTTCTTCGGTTACCAATCCAATGAAGCCCTCCATTTATCCCAGCGTGAAAGGAATTTGATCTTGGAGTGTTTTTCCAAAATCTCTTACGAGCTGGAGCAGTCCATCGACCATCACAGTAAAAAGTTGATTATTTCAAATATTGAGTTGCTTCTAAATTACTCCGTGCGTTTTTATGACCGCCAGTTTATCACGCGGGAAAATGTCCATCAAGGAACACTGGAAAAATTCGAATCGCTTTTAAATGGCTACTTCAAATCTGATAAGCCTGAAAAATTAGGACTACCTACCGTTACCTATTGTGCAGATGAACTCAACCTATCTTCCAATTATTTTGGAGATTTGATTAAAAAACAAACAGGAAAAAGTGCACAGGAATACATACAGTCCAAATTAATTGCCATAGCTAAAGAAAGAATATTTGATATTGATAAGGGAATCAGTCAGGTGGCCTATGAATTGGGGTTCAAATATCCACAGCATTTCACCAGGCTTTTCAAAAAAGCTGTAGGACAAACTCCAAATGAGTATAGAAACAACCGATTAAATTAA
- a CDS encoding helix-turn-helix domain-containing protein: protein MEVNIITKEDLDQLKFDLIEELSVLLDNRRSHSQKRYVKSREAKKILQVSSGTLQNMRLNGDLPFTKIGGVIYYDTQDIQEMMEANKQ, encoded by the coding sequence ATGGAAGTAAATATAATAACTAAAGAGGATTTGGATCAATTAAAATTTGATCTGATTGAGGAACTGTCAGTTTTATTAGATAATAGGAGGAGCCATTCGCAAAAGAGGTATGTCAAATCTCGGGAAGCAAAAAAAATACTTCAAGTTTCTTCTGGTACACTACAAAATATGAGGCTGAATGGAGACTTGCCTTTCACTAAAATTGGTGGAGTGATTTATTATGACACTCAGGATATACAAGAAATGATGGAGGCTAACAAACAGTAA